A genome region from Corynebacterium uberis includes the following:
- a CDS encoding DUF5997 family protein, whose amino-acid sequence MKPQTAAKKLGIYLPATPEDFQANAITHAQLRELHTNPPEWLNDLRRNGPHPRPVVAQKLGITIAALKRAGMDKPLTTAQIDDLRATMPDWLAHARAALAAADSAAPAQQEASPQQETPARDAEES is encoded by the coding sequence ATGAAACCCCAAACCGCCGCGAAGAAACTGGGCATCTACCTACCTGCTACCCCGGAGGATTTTCAGGCCAATGCCATCACGCACGCCCAGCTGCGCGAGCTGCACACCAATCCCCCGGAGTGGCTTAACGACCTGCGCCGCAACGGCCCGCACCCGCGGCCGGTGGTAGCGCAGAAACTTGGCATCACTATTGCCGCACTCAAACGCGCCGGCATGGACAAGCCCCTGACCACCGCGCAGATCGACGACCTTCGCGCCACCATGCCTGACTGGCTCGCGCACGCCCGCGCGGCACTCGCCGCCGCAGACTCAGCAGCCCCCGCGCAACAGGAAGCCTCCCCGCAACAAGAAACCCCCGCGCGGGACGCCGAGGAATCCTAG
- a CDS encoding LysR family transcriptional regulator substrate-binding protein, whose product MSAPTSIAVAFVTGTRPDKWFRRYRERSDVALEAQPASDATAQLLCGAVDVALTRIPDPRLDPQLFHVVVLYREEPGLAVPRDSVAGELVRAGGQLTAADVAEEVVHYRPDATGPVDVAAVRMGLDVVAAGVGIVLAPRPLIQVLSHRGVVDTPWQPAEKEICDSADASKAPDAGDGGQDTAVVLAWRKSDDCAAIQDLVGIARGRTAASSRTGAGRNGAQSTAAEKTAAQHNGGKQNGAKAKSAQTGQRSQGGKKGGAVSGRGRGGQGQRGRHKPVAKGTRRKKRR is encoded by the coding sequence ATGAGTGCACCCACCTCCATTGCTGTTGCTTTTGTTACCGGGACCAGGCCGGACAAGTGGTTTCGCCGGTACCGGGAGCGCAGCGATGTGGCCTTGGAGGCCCAGCCGGCCAGTGACGCCACGGCGCAGTTGCTGTGCGGTGCGGTCGATGTGGCTCTGACCCGGATCCCGGATCCGCGGCTTGACCCGCAGCTCTTTCACGTGGTGGTGCTCTACCGGGAAGAGCCAGGCCTGGCGGTACCGCGTGACAGCGTGGCAGGGGAGTTAGTGCGCGCGGGCGGTCAGCTCACGGCGGCTGACGTGGCAGAAGAGGTGGTGCATTATCGCCCTGACGCGACGGGACCAGTCGACGTTGCCGCGGTGCGCATGGGCTTAGACGTCGTGGCAGCAGGGGTGGGAATTGTTCTTGCGCCGCGGCCACTTATTCAGGTGTTGTCGCACCGCGGTGTAGTTGATACGCCCTGGCAGCCAGCTGAAAAGGAAATATGCGATTCGGCGGATGCAAGTAAGGCGCCTGATGCGGGTGATGGAGGGCAAGATACTGCGGTGGTGTTGGCATGGCGGAAGTCAGATGATTGTGCTGCCATCCAGGATCTGGTGGGAATTGCGCGGGGGAGAACGGCTGCCTCTTCGCGCACTGGTGCGGGAAGAAATGGCGCCCAAAGCACAGCCGCCGAGAAGACCGCGGCACAGCACAATGGTGGTAAACAAAATGGGGCGAAAGCAAAGAGTGCACAGACCGGACAACGGTCACAGGGCGGCAAGAAAGGCGGCGCAGTTTCGGGGCGGGGCCGCGGCGGACAGGGGCAGCGGGGGCGCCACAAGCCTGTGGCTAAGGGCACACGCCGCAAAAAGCGCCGTTAG
- a CDS encoding LGFP repeat-containing protein, protein MTYKKLIAPVAAAALAFGLVACSGDDAKDSATKATDTVSSAAAQASSAVTAPGADNSAAPSEGAEGAQGAEGAEGAQAEMVDVATADGQTVQVPAAIQSAAQQNPVAYTSLLSVQKGPQGEFLAEYPNMEYIAYTAQTGAQPIRGSISEVWIGQGGFNSPLGAPVAEETVLPNNAGWSQNFAHGVINWTKDAAGQYQADIQAS, encoded by the coding sequence ATGACCTACAAGAAGCTCATTGCTCCCGTTGCTGCCGCGGCTCTTGCCTTCGGGCTCGTCGCCTGCTCCGGGGATGACGCGAAGGATTCCGCCACGAAGGCCACTGACACCGTGTCCTCCGCTGCCGCCCAGGCCTCTTCTGCCGTGACGGCTCCGGGCGCCGACAACTCGGCTGCCCCCTCCGAGGGCGCTGAGGGTGCCCAGGGTGCTGAAGGCGCCGAAGGCGCCCAGGCAGAGATGGTTGACGTTGCCACCGCCGACGGCCAGACCGTCCAGGTTCCCGCCGCCATCCAGTCCGCCGCCCAGCAGAACCCGGTGGCCTACACCTCGCTGCTGTCGGTGCAGAAGGGCCCGCAGGGCGAGTTCCTGGCGGAGTACCCGAACATGGAGTACATCGCCTACACCGCGCAGACCGGCGCACAGCCGATCCGCGGCTCCATCAGCGAGGTCTGGATCGGCCAGGGCGGCTTCAACTCCCCGCTGGGTGCCCCGGTTGCTGAGGAGACCGTGCTACCCAACAACGCCGGCTGGTCGCAGAACTTCGCCCACGGCGTGATCAACTGGACCAAGGATGCCGCCGGCCAGTACCAGGCTGACATCCAGGCCAGCTAA
- a CDS encoding PhoH family protein, with protein MRTATSASPAVHSSFSPALPGVRTCVVDTSVLLSDPFCLSKFGPHDVVVPLPVISELEAKRHHPELGWCAREALRALEGFRATFDRLDEPFPVNVEGGTVRVELVSATGDDAVLNCALDLRDEGCDVVVVSKDIPLRVRAGSCGVDADEYRAQDVVFTGYSGMVDLCDEQVPVGLIDALYAHHRVDLPEALADTPIHCGVRVHSNGQSALARVGHKELVAVDGQRQAFGLRGRSAQQRLALDLLADPGVGIVSLGGKAGTGKSALALCAGLEAVMERGEQDRILVFRPLYAVGGQSLGYLPGSEDEKMNPWAQAVFDTLGGLVSSNVMEEVAARNLLEVLPLTHIRGRTLHGAFVIVDEAQSLERTVLLTVLSRLGEGSKVVLTHDVAQRDNLRVGRHDGVQAVIEKLKGHELFAHVTLQRSERSAIAELVTSLLEGE; from the coding sequence ATGCGTACTGCAACTTCTGCTTCTCCCGCTGTCCATTCGAGCTTTTCCCCTGCGCTGCCGGGCGTGCGAACCTGTGTGGTGGATACCTCGGTGTTGTTGTCTGATCCGTTTTGTTTGAGCAAGTTCGGCCCTCATGATGTGGTGGTTCCGCTGCCGGTAATTTCGGAGCTGGAGGCCAAGCGCCATCATCCGGAGTTGGGGTGGTGTGCGCGTGAGGCATTGCGCGCCCTGGAGGGATTTCGGGCCACGTTTGACCGCCTGGATGAGCCTTTTCCGGTGAATGTGGAGGGCGGCACGGTGCGCGTGGAATTGGTGTCCGCGACCGGGGATGACGCGGTGCTGAACTGTGCGTTGGATTTGCGCGATGAGGGCTGCGATGTGGTGGTGGTGTCTAAGGACATTCCGCTGCGGGTGCGCGCCGGGTCATGTGGTGTGGATGCTGATGAATATCGCGCGCAAGACGTGGTATTCACCGGCTATTCCGGGATGGTGGATCTGTGCGACGAGCAGGTTCCGGTGGGGCTTATCGACGCCCTCTATGCCCACCACCGCGTCGATCTCCCGGAAGCCTTAGCCGACACTCCCATCCATTGTGGGGTGCGCGTGCACAGCAATGGGCAGTCCGCGTTGGCGCGCGTGGGGCACAAGGAGCTGGTCGCTGTGGATGGGCAGCGCCAGGCCTTTGGGCTGCGCGGTCGCTCAGCCCAGCAGCGTTTGGCGTTGGACCTGTTGGCGGATCCTGGCGTGGGGATCGTTTCCTTGGGCGGTAAGGCGGGAACGGGCAAATCGGCCTTGGCGTTGTGTGCGGGCCTGGAGGCGGTTATGGAGCGCGGGGAGCAGGACAGGATCCTGGTTTTTCGCCCCTTGTACGCCGTGGGCGGGCAATCGTTGGGGTACCTGCCGGGCAGCGAAGATGAGAAGATGAACCCGTGGGCCCAGGCGGTGTTCGACACGCTGGGCGGGCTGGTATCCAGCAATGTCATGGAGGAGGTTGCGGCCCGGAACCTGCTGGAGGTCTTGCCGCTGACGCATATTCGGGGACGGACTTTGCATGGTGCGTTTGTCATTGTGGATGAGGCGCAGTCCTTGGAGCGCACGGTGTTGCTGACGGTGCTTTCTCGGCTGGGGGAGGGCTCGAAGGTGGTGCTGACCCATGATGTGGCGCAGCGGGATAACTTGCGGGTGGGCCGCCACGACGGGGTGCAGGCGGTGATTGAGAAGCTGAAGGGGCATGAACTTTTCGCCCACGTGACGTTGCAGCGCTCGGAACGCTCCGCGATAGCGGAGCTGGTCACAAGCCTGTTGGAGGGGGAATAG
- a CDS encoding GNAT family N-acetyltransferase: MPEATFLIRPLEEADFPQVQRIYERGLDTGHATYERKAPTWEKFTRSKIQGTAFVAVEKDDPSVVLGWVSGAPVSSRQVFNGVIEDSIYVDPNAQGRGIAGGLLDWLIETATQMEKWAIHSWIFPENTGSAQLHASRGFEKVGTYHHLAKMPYGEMAGQWRDTDVWEKLLPKPDIAVADLPEN; the protein is encoded by the coding sequence ATGCCAGAAGCAACGTTTCTTATCAGGCCTTTGGAAGAGGCAGATTTCCCGCAGGTGCAGCGCATCTATGAGCGTGGCCTAGACACTGGGCACGCCACCTATGAGCGCAAGGCGCCGACCTGGGAAAAGTTCACCCGATCCAAGATCCAGGGCACGGCGTTCGTGGCGGTGGAAAAGGATGACCCTTCGGTGGTGCTGGGGTGGGTCTCCGGGGCGCCGGTGTCTTCGCGGCAGGTGTTCAACGGGGTGATCGAGGATTCCATCTATGTTGACCCCAACGCGCAGGGGCGCGGCATCGCCGGGGGCCTGCTGGATTGGCTCATTGAGACTGCGACCCAGATGGAAAAGTGGGCCATCCATTCCTGGATCTTCCCGGAGAACACCGGGTCGGCTCAGCTGCACGCCTCCCGCGGCTTTGAAAAGGTAGGCACCTACCATCACCTGGCTAAGATGCCTTACGGGGAGATGGCGGGCCAGTGGCGTGACACGGATGTGTGGGAAAAGCTGCTGCCCAAGCCGGATATTGCTGTTGCGGATCTGCCGGAGAACTAG
- a CDS encoding MDR family MFS transporter: protein MAESRRHLPWIIGTLMLSMLMSSLGQMIFSTALPTIVGELGGVNHMTWVITGFLLGQTISLPIFGKLGDQLGRKGLFIFANALFVVGSALGGSTHSMAVLIAARVIQGVAGGGMMILSQAITAEVTTARERGKYMGLMGSVFGVSSVLGPVLGGWFTDGIGWRWGLYLNIPLGLISIAAIAYLLRLPKAERHLNMDWAGTLTMAIATSCLILFATWGGNEYPWTSATILGLIAAAIVFGAAFVLIELRASDPLVPMTLFKNRNFVLTTVAGFGIGVFMFGSLSYLPTYLQMVHGMTPTNAGLMLICMMVGLMGTSIVVGQLVSRHGRYKWFPIVGLLIVAVGMVLLSTLKADSSLVTVGLFMFVFGFGIGCAMQILVLIVQNSFPLRMVGTATAANNFFRQIGGSLGAALVGGLFVDNMGDRMAENLPPALASLGEAGRPLAEKFAEGTSHLTPGMVDQLPDAVRTAIQVSYNDALTPIFFMLMPVAIICSAILIAVREDKLSETIS from the coding sequence ATGGCGGAGTCGCGGCGGCACCTGCCGTGGATCATCGGCACGCTCATGCTGTCTATGCTCATGAGCTCGCTGGGCCAGATGATCTTCTCCACGGCGCTGCCCACCATCGTCGGGGAGCTCGGCGGGGTCAACCACATGACGTGGGTGATCACCGGCTTCCTGCTCGGGCAGACCATCTCCCTGCCTATCTTTGGCAAGCTGGGCGACCAGCTGGGCCGCAAGGGCCTGTTCATCTTTGCCAACGCCCTGTTCGTGGTGGGCTCCGCCCTCGGCGGCTCCACTCACTCCATGGCGGTGCTCATCGCCGCCCGCGTTATCCAGGGTGTTGCCGGCGGCGGCATGATGATCCTGTCTCAGGCCATCACCGCGGAGGTGACCACCGCCCGCGAACGCGGCAAGTACATGGGGCTGATGGGCTCAGTGTTCGGCGTGTCTTCGGTGCTGGGCCCGGTGCTGGGCGGTTGGTTTACTGATGGCATCGGCTGGCGTTGGGGCCTCTACCTCAACATCCCGCTGGGCTTGATCTCCATCGCCGCGATCGCCTACCTGCTGCGCCTGCCCAAGGCTGAGCGTCACCTGAACATGGACTGGGCGGGCACGCTGACCATGGCCATCGCCACCAGCTGCCTGATCCTGTTTGCCACCTGGGGTGGCAACGAATACCCGTGGACCAGCGCCACCATCCTGGGCCTGATTGCCGCGGCGATCGTCTTCGGCGCCGCCTTCGTGCTCATTGAACTGCGCGCAAGTGATCCGCTGGTGCCCATGACGCTGTTTAAGAACCGCAACTTTGTGCTCACCACCGTCGCCGGCTTTGGCATCGGCGTGTTCATGTTCGGCTCCTTGTCTTACCTGCCCACCTACCTGCAGATGGTGCACGGCATGACGCCCACGAATGCAGGCCTCATGCTCATCTGCATGATGGTTGGTCTGATGGGCACCTCCATCGTGGTGGGCCAGCTGGTCTCCCGCCACGGCCGCTACAAGTGGTTCCCCATCGTCGGACTGCTCATCGTCGCCGTGGGCATGGTGCTCCTGTCCACCCTGAAGGCGGACAGCTCCCTGGTGACGGTTGGCCTGTTCATGTTCGTCTTTGGCTTTGGCATCGGCTGCGCCATGCAGATCCTGGTGCTCATTGTCCAGAACTCCTTCCCGCTGCGCATGGTGGGCACCGCCACCGCCGCCAACAACTTCTTCCGGCAGATCGGTGGCTCGCTGGGCGCCGCGCTCGTCGGCGGGCTGTTCGTGGATAACATGGGCGACCGCATGGCAGAAAACCTGCCGCCTGCACTCGCCTCCCTGGGCGAGGCCGGCCGCCCGCTGGCAGAGAAGTTTGCTGAAGGCACCTCTCACCTCACCCCCGGGATGGTCGATCAGCTTCCCGACGCCGTCCGCACCGCCATCCAGGTCAGCTACAACGATGCGCTCACCCCGATCTTCTTCATGCTCATGCCCGTAGCCATCATCTGCTCGGCCATACTTATCGCCGTGCGTGAAGACAAGCTCAGCGAGACGATCTCCTAA
- a CDS encoding TetR/AcrR family transcriptional regulator, whose product MTQKPSLRESKRQRTHAAIEDHATRLVLERGYEDVTVEDIHQAVGISRRTFFNYVDSKEIAVMGPAATVPDEAVCEEFLACSHDDLLGDLMDLLFASLLGGSLTSSNAGELLRRRKLILQENPLLMAGRFGQSHTVYQALVDLTQSYLTAHPQQRQIPDIPLSQEALTIIALLVTAHQLGTRLWMKGTGITLSSLRYSCHTALTHLTELQRTAS is encoded by the coding sequence GTGACTCAGAAACCCTCCTTGCGCGAAAGCAAACGGCAGCGCACTCACGCCGCCATAGAGGACCACGCCACCCGGCTGGTCCTCGAACGCGGCTACGAGGACGTCACCGTGGAGGACATTCACCAGGCCGTGGGGATCTCCCGGCGCACGTTCTTCAATTATGTGGACTCTAAGGAGATCGCCGTCATGGGCCCGGCCGCCACTGTGCCGGATGAAGCCGTATGCGAGGAATTCCTCGCCTGCTCCCACGACGATCTCCTGGGCGACCTCATGGACCTGCTGTTTGCTTCCCTTCTCGGCGGCTCGCTTACTAGTAGCAACGCCGGCGAATTGCTCCGCCGGCGCAAACTGATCCTTCAGGAAAACCCGCTACTCATGGCCGGGCGCTTCGGGCAGTCGCACACCGTGTACCAGGCTCTGGTGGATTTGACGCAGAGCTACCTCACGGCCCACCCGCAACAGCGGCAAATCCCAGATATTCCGCTGTCCCAGGAGGCGCTGACCATCATTGCCTTGCTGGTCACCGCCCACCAATTGGGAACGCGACTGTGGATGAAGGGAACCGGCATCACTCTGAGCTCACTGCGCTATTCGTGCCATACCGCACTGACACATCTCACTGAACTACAAAGGACGGCTTCGTGA
- a CDS encoding class II fumarate hydratase: MADQEYRIEHDTMGEVKVPAAALWRAQTQRAVENFPISGRGLEAAQIRALGLLKAACAQVNKDSGALDAERADAIIAAAKKIADGEHDAEFPIDVFQTGSGTSSNMNTNEVIASLAAQAGVEVHPNDHVNMGQSSNDTFPTATHVAATEAAVTDLIPALKELQASLQAKATEWKDVVKSGRTHLMDAVPVTLGQEFGGYARQIEAGVERVEATLPRLGELAIGGTATGTGLNTSADFGAKVTAELKKLTGVDALSEARNHFEAQAARDGLVEFSGAMRTIAVSLYKIANDIRLMGSGPLTGLGEIHLPDLQPGSSIMPGKVNPVLCETATQVAAQVIGNDAAVAFGGTQGQFELNVFIPMMARNILESARLLANTSRVFAHRLVDGIEPNAERMKLQAESSPSIVTPLNSAIGYESAAKVAKHALKEGITIRQAVIDLGFVDGDKLTEEELDRRLDVLAMCNTDRDA; encoded by the coding sequence ATGGCAGACCAGGAATACCGGATCGAACACGACACGATGGGGGAGGTCAAGGTGCCGGCTGCGGCACTGTGGCGCGCCCAAACCCAGCGCGCCGTGGAGAACTTCCCCATCTCCGGCCGCGGACTAGAAGCAGCCCAAATCCGGGCACTCGGCCTGCTCAAGGCCGCCTGCGCGCAGGTGAATAAGGACTCCGGCGCACTGGACGCCGAGCGCGCGGACGCCATCATCGCCGCCGCCAAGAAGATCGCCGACGGCGAGCATGACGCGGAGTTCCCCATCGACGTCTTCCAGACCGGTTCCGGGACCTCCTCGAACATGAACACCAATGAGGTCATCGCCTCCCTGGCTGCCCAGGCCGGGGTGGAGGTCCACCCCAACGACCACGTCAACATGGGCCAGTCCTCCAATGACACCTTCCCCACCGCCACCCACGTGGCGGCCACCGAAGCCGCCGTCACGGACCTGATCCCCGCGCTGAAGGAGCTCCAGGCTTCCCTCCAGGCCAAGGCCACCGAGTGGAAGGATGTGGTCAAGTCCGGGCGCACCCACCTCATGGACGCCGTTCCGGTCACCCTCGGCCAGGAGTTCGGCGGCTACGCACGCCAGATCGAGGCCGGCGTCGAGCGCGTTGAGGCCACGCTGCCCCGCCTGGGCGAGCTGGCCATCGGCGGTACCGCCACCGGCACCGGGCTGAACACCTCTGCAGACTTTGGTGCCAAGGTCACCGCCGAGCTGAAGAAGCTCACCGGCGTGGACGCCCTGAGCGAGGCCCGCAACCACTTTGAGGCCCAGGCCGCCCGCGACGGCCTGGTGGAATTCTCCGGGGCCATGCGCACCATCGCCGTGTCCCTGTACAAGATCGCCAACGATATCCGCCTCATGGGCTCCGGCCCGCTGACCGGCCTGGGCGAAATCCACCTGCCGGACCTCCAGCCGGGTTCGTCCATCATGCCCGGCAAGGTCAACCCCGTGCTGTGTGAGACGGCCACACAGGTCGCCGCGCAGGTTATTGGCAATGACGCCGCCGTTGCCTTCGGCGGCACCCAGGGCCAGTTTGAGCTCAACGTCTTCATCCCCATGATGGCGCGCAACATCCTCGAATCCGCCCGCCTGCTGGCCAACACCTCCCGCGTGTTCGCCCACCGGCTGGTCGATGGCATCGAGCCCAACGCCGAGCGCATGAAGCTGCAGGCGGAGTCCTCCCCGTCCATTGTCACCCCGCTGAACTCTGCGATCGGCTACGAGTCCGCGGCCAAGGTGGCCAAGCACGCCCTCAAGGAGGGCATCACCATCCGCCAGGCCGTCATTGACCTCGGCTTTGTTGATGGCGATAAGCTCACCGAGGAAGAGCTGGACCGCCGCCTGGACGTGTTGGCCATGTGCAACACGGACCGCGACGCCTAA
- the glpX gene encoding class II fructose-bisphosphatase, translated as MSDNTSQPLFVEDYDAPDRNLAMELVRVTEAAALASGRWVGRGMKNEGDGAAVDAMRRLINTVPMRGVVVIGEGEKDEAPMLFNGEQVGNGDGADVDIAVDPVDGTTLMAEGRPNAISVIAAAERGSMYDPSAVFYMKKIAVGAEAAGCVDIEAPVEHNINAVAKAKGIHPSQVTVVVLDRPRHKELIADIRRAGAKVRLISDGDVAGAVAAAQDDLTNSVDVMMGTGGTPEGIITACAMKCMGGEIQGILAPRNEEEQARAINAGHELGRVLTTNDLVSSDNCYFAATGVTNGDMLRGVTYRNDGATTRSLIMRSKSGTIRYLESRHKLSKLQAYSVVDYSALKEAE; from the coding sequence ATGTCTGACAACACTTCTCAGCCGCTGTTCGTGGAGGACTACGACGCCCCCGACCGCAACCTCGCCATGGAGCTGGTGCGCGTCACGGAGGCCGCGGCACTGGCCTCGGGTCGCTGGGTCGGCCGCGGGATGAAAAACGAGGGCGACGGCGCCGCCGTGGACGCCATGCGCCGCCTGATCAACACCGTGCCCATGCGCGGCGTAGTGGTCATCGGCGAGGGCGAAAAGGACGAAGCCCCCATGCTCTTCAATGGTGAGCAGGTAGGAAACGGCGACGGAGCGGACGTCGATATTGCCGTCGACCCCGTCGACGGAACCACCCTGATGGCCGAGGGCCGCCCCAATGCCATTTCCGTCATCGCCGCCGCCGAGCGTGGGTCCATGTATGACCCCTCGGCGGTGTTCTATATGAAGAAGATCGCCGTCGGTGCAGAGGCCGCCGGCTGCGTGGACATTGAGGCCCCCGTCGAGCACAACATCAACGCCGTGGCCAAGGCCAAGGGCATCCACCCCTCCCAGGTCACCGTGGTCGTCCTGGACCGTCCCCGCCACAAGGAGCTCATTGCGGATATCCGCCGCGCCGGCGCCAAGGTGCGCCTGATTTCTGATGGCGACGTCGCCGGAGCCGTCGCCGCCGCACAGGATGACCTGACCAACTCCGTCGACGTAATGATGGGCACCGGCGGCACCCCCGAGGGCATCATCACCGCCTGCGCCATGAAGTGCATGGGCGGAGAGATCCAAGGCATCCTCGCCCCCCGCAATGAAGAGGAGCAGGCCCGGGCCATCAACGCCGGACACGAGCTCGGCCGGGTGCTCACCACCAATGACCTTGTCAGCTCAGACAACTGCTACTTCGCAGCCACCGGCGTGACCAATGGTGACATGCTGCGTGGGGTGACCTACCGCAACGACGGCGCCACCACCCGCTCCCTGATCATGCGCTCGAAGTCCGGCACCATCCGCTACCTGGAGTCGCGCCACAAGCTCTCCAAGCTGCAGGCCTACTCCGTGGTGGACTACTCGGCGCTGAAGGAAGCCGAGTAA